The Fusobacterium necrophorum subsp. necrophorum genome has a window encoding:
- a CDS encoding Fic family protein, which yields MIFKNKLGITDSLELARKEEKISKKKAFDLFHTVLLNETEIGTFKGLAKIHKYLFEDIYDFAGKIRRVNIAKGNFRFVPVLYLEASLEQIDKMPQTIFDEIIEKYVEMNIAHPFREGNGRSTRIWLDLLLKKELKQVIDWRKVNKLDYLLAMERSPIKDTEIKILLHGALTNDIDDREVCMKGIDVSYFYEGYSTYETEHLVENKK from the coding sequence TTGATATTCAAAAACAAATTAGGAATTACAGATTCTTTAGAATTGGCTAGAAAGGAAGAGAAAATAAGTAAGAAAAAAGCTTTTGATTTATTTCATACTGTTTTGTTAAATGAAACTGAAATTGGAACTTTCAAAGGGCTTGCTAAGATTCATAAATATTTATTTGAGGATATTTATGATTTTGCCGGAAAAATTCGAAGGGTAAATATTGCGAAAGGAAATTTTCGTTTTGTACCGGTCTTGTATTTGGAAGCTTCCTTGGAACAAATTGACAAAATGCCACAAACAATTTTCGATGAGATTATAGAAAAGTATGTGGAAATGAATATTGCTCATCCTTTTCGAGAAGGAAATGGACGCAGTACAAGAATTTGGCTGGATTTGCTCTTAAAAAAAGAGTTGAAACAGGTAATTGATTGGAGAAAAGTCAATAAGTTGGATTATCTCTTAGCTATGGAGAGAAGCCCTATCAAAGATACCGAAATAAAAATATTACTTCACGGAGCTTTGACCAATGACATAGATGATAGAGAAGTTTGTATGAAAGGAATTGACGTAAGTTATTTTTATGAGGGATACAGTACTTATGAAACAGAACATTTGGTAGAAAATAAAAAATAA
- a CDS encoding ATP-binding protein — MQGRFSKEFLTTEVENQFFDRKSAKKKPEEIVKHLVGFANASGGILVVGVEDNGELTGFQYIGAHSIEEFKTAPIKLLRDTPIMFEVIEVPIENCRNQKDTVLVFDIKPSTKQVIICYDREVYLRIKDETHKLSYEQRRLLEYDKGQRFFEDEEVIDSGLEDIDGELLFSYKQKMGAKDSSDEEILIARNLLKNGHLTNAGVLLFAKYPTKYIPNARMKFLRFDGNRFQTGSNFNLIKEITIEGPLPRMIEKAKEVLNSQLRDFQFLSQETGKFEIMPEYPEFAWFEGIVNALVHRDYSVYGDYIRISMYDDRLEIFSPGKLPNIVTLENMKYTRYSRNPRIARILSEFGWVKELNEGVKRIFSEMEKQFLKFPSYSEPNENAVQLNLENNILNRSLRMKENLEQKISQEIFNSLNEDEKLVLYYASMNNHVTVKEMSQYLNRGGTYTRNLLKDLREKNLLKWCGSNAKDPKQYYYLEI; from the coding sequence TTGCAAGGGCGATTTTCTAAAGAATTTTTAACAACTGAAGTTGAAAATCAATTTTTTGATAGAAAAAGTGCTAAGAAAAAACCGGAAGAAATTGTAAAACATTTGGTAGGTTTTGCAAATGCCTCCGGTGGAATTTTAGTGGTAGGAGTGGAGGATAATGGAGAATTGACAGGATTTCAATATATAGGAGCTCACAGTATAGAGGAGTTTAAGACAGCTCCCATAAAATTATTGAGAGATACTCCTATTATGTTTGAAGTCATAGAAGTTCCTATTGAGAATTGTAGAAATCAAAAAGATACAGTTCTTGTGTTTGATATTAAACCTTCTACGAAACAGGTTATCATTTGTTATGATAGGGAAGTGTATTTACGAATCAAGGATGAAACTCACAAATTATCTTATGAACAAAGAAGACTTTTGGAATATGATAAAGGGCAACGATTTTTTGAAGATGAAGAAGTGATAGATTCTGGTTTAGAAGATATTGATGGAGAGTTACTATTTTCTTATAAGCAGAAAATGGGAGCGAAAGATTCCAGTGATGAGGAAATTTTAATTGCTAGAAACTTATTAAAAAATGGACATTTAACGAATGCCGGAGTTTTACTTTTTGCAAAATATCCGACTAAATATATTCCAAATGCCAGAATGAAGTTTTTGCGATTTGATGGAAATCGTTTTCAAACAGGGAGCAATTTTAACTTAATTAAAGAAATCACAATTGAGGGACCTCTTCCTAGAATGATAGAGAAAGCAAAAGAAGTTTTAAATTCTCAGTTGAGGGATTTTCAATTTTTAAGTCAAGAAACAGGGAAATTTGAAATCATGCCGGAGTATCCGGAGTTTGCATGGTTTGAGGGAATTGTAAATGCTCTGGTTCACAGGGATTATTCTGTATATGGAGATTATATTCGAATTTCAATGTATGATGATAGATTGGAAATTTTCAGTCCGGGAAAACTACCGAATATAGTAACTTTAGAAAATATGAAATATACAAGATATTCCAGAAATCCAAGAATTGCTAGAATCTTATCCGAATTTGGTTGGGTAAAAGAATTAAATGAAGGAGTGAAAAGAATCTTTTCAGAGATGGAAAAACAATTTTTAAAATTTCCAAGCTATTCAGAACCCAATGAAAATGCAGTACAATTAAATTTGGAAAACAATATCTTAAATCGAAGTTTGAGAATGAAAGAAAATTTAGAGCAAAAAATTTCTCAGGAAATTTTCAATAGTTTAAATGAAGATGAAAAATTGGTTCTTTATTATGCTTCTATGAATAATCATGTTACGGTGAAAGAAATGTCGCAATATTTGAATCGAGGAGGAACCTACACTAGAAATTTATTGAAAGATTTGAGAGAGAAAAATCTTTTAAAATGGTGTGGAAGCAATGCGAAGGATCCAAAACAATATTACTATCTGGAAATATAG
- a CDS encoding histidine kinase: MKESYLQHYLNENYMLLAMVIGTYFVVAMKSAVNTFIKKRMILSMTLLFLLSMAEFYIEYFRKQPIEGLVSIRISIMYYVLKPMIMIFVIKILEQKNKLFYIPSIVNLIFCYAILTENSLVYVAPERRLEFVEYISVAVEWIYWIIFLFVLNIKLYQRKELNHLGLFFCITILMIASIMDSINSRGILLEIYALAFLFYYLVIHVYISQRVNEEKEIKLREQRVSLMLSQIQPHFLYNTLNTITALCRVNPKLAEETTVKFSKYLRENMYSMGENEIHPFLQELEHTNIYLDIEKLRFGDRVKVEYNITSEDFSMPTLTLQPIVENAVKHGICKKVGGGTIKISTEKKGKAHIITIADNGVGFEPEGIFHDENPHIGIQNVKERLKSMVNAEMEITSFLGIGTIVKIIIPGEQESIKQERRERREILSIGR; this comes from the coding sequence ATGAAAGAATCATATTTGCAACATTATTTGAATGAAAATTATATGCTGCTTGCCATGGTAATAGGGACTTATTTTGTAGTAGCTATGAAATCGGCAGTAAACACTTTCATTAAAAAAAGAATGATTCTAAGCATGACTCTTCTTTTCCTATTATCTATGGCAGAGTTTTATATAGAGTATTTTAGGAAACAACCGATAGAGGGCTTAGTTTCGATTAGAATAAGTATCATGTATTATGTGTTGAAGCCTATGATTATGATTTTTGTTATTAAAATATTGGAGCAAAAGAATAAGTTATTTTATATTCCGAGTATAGTAAATTTAATTTTTTGTTACGCTATATTAACGGAAAATTCTTTGGTTTATGTGGCACCGGAAAGAAGACTTGAGTTTGTAGAATATATTTCTGTTGCCGTTGAGTGGATATATTGGATTATTTTTCTTTTTGTATTAAATATAAAGCTTTATCAAAGAAAAGAGTTAAATCATCTTGGGCTTTTTTTTTGTATTACCATTTTAATGATAGCAAGTATTATGGATTCCATCAACAGTCGAGGGATTTTATTGGAAATTTATGCTTTGGCTTTTTTATTTTACTATCTTGTCATTCATGTATATATATCACAGCGGGTAAATGAGGAAAAGGAGATAAAGCTGAGAGAACAGAGGGTATCTTTAATGTTGTCCCAGATACAACCTCATTTTTTATATAATACTTTGAACACGATTACTGCTCTTTGTCGTGTAAATCCGAAACTTGCAGAGGAAACTACAGTAAAATTTTCAAAGTATCTTAGGGAAAACATGTATAGTATGGGAGAAAATGAGATACATCCTTTTTTACAAGAATTGGAGCATACAAATATTTATTTGGATATAGAGAAATTGCGATTCGGAGATAGGGTAAAGGTAGAATATAATATAACATCAGAGGATTTCAGTATGCCAACCCTAACTCTTCAACCGATTGTAGAAAATGCAGTTAAACATGGAATATGTAAAAAGGTAGGAGGAGGAACAATCAAAATTTCGACGGAGAAAAAAGGAAAAGCTCATATTATAACGATTGCAGACAATGGAGTTGGATTTGAACCGGAAGGAATATTCCATGATGAAAATCCTCACATTGGAATACAAAATGTCAAAGAGAGGCTAAAAAGTATGGTGAATGCGGAAATGGAAATCACAAGCTTTTTAGGAATCGGAACAATTGTAAAAATTATAATTCCTGGTGAGCAGGAAAGTATAAAACAAGAAAGAAGGGAGCGCCGTGAGATACTTAGTATTGGACGATGA
- a CDS encoding response regulator: MRYLVLDDENIAAEYIARLICEVDKTGEVLTANNPIQALELAMQSNFDVCFIDIQMPGLNGVEFAEQIKKRYPKTNFIFVTGYLDYMGEAFKLDASDYLIKPTNVSQIRHALENLRYSVPVSSSREKKARIRITCFGNFEVLADGKPVKFKFDKTKELLAYLVHRKGARCTSKEIIAALWEEDGHDSYYRMLKKDLQDVFKQLECGEIIYSERGQIGMAHLDWIDCDYFQWLYDSVEGRKMYHGEYMAQYSWAEETNALIEMEKYQK, encoded by the coding sequence GTGAGATACTTAGTATTGGACGATGAAAATATTGCAGCGGAATATATTGCAAGATTGATTTGTGAAGTTGATAAAACAGGAGAAGTGCTAACTGCAAATAATCCGATTCAAGCACTGGAACTCGCTATGCAGAGTAATTTTGACGTGTGTTTCATTGATATACAAATGCCCGGATTAAATGGAGTGGAGTTTGCAGAACAAATTAAGAAAAGATATCCTAAGACGAATTTTATTTTTGTAACCGGTTATTTGGACTATATGGGGGAAGCCTTTAAATTGGATGCCAGTGACTATCTCATAAAACCTACCAATGTCAGTCAAATACGTCATGCTCTTGAAAATTTAAGATATTCCGTTCCCGTTTCTTCATCTCGAGAAAAGAAAGCGAGAATACGAATTACTTGTTTTGGAAATTTTGAAGTATTGGCGGACGGGAAACCTGTCAAATTTAAATTTGATAAGACAAAGGAGCTTTTAGCATATTTAGTTCATAGAAAAGGAGCACGTTGTACCTCTAAAGAAATTATAGCTGCTTTGTGGGAAGAAGACGGACATGATTCCTACTATAGAATGTTAAAAAAAGATTTGCAGGACGTTTTTAAACAACTTGAATGCGGAGAGATTATATATAGCGAAAGAGGTCAGATTGGAATGGCTCATTTGGATTGGATTGACTGTGATTACTTTCAATGGCTCTATGACAGTGTGGAAGGAAGAAAAATGTATCATGGGGAATATATGGCTCAATATTCCTGGGCGGAAGAAACCAATGCTTTGATTGAAATGGAAAAATATCAGAAATAA
- the nhaC gene encoding Na+/H+ antiporter NhaC, with translation MNDKSESVRLPNKIEALIPIVFLLTVMIMNYVLKWEQDPHIPVTLACGVAMIIGKICGYQYKTMLAAGLESVNQSLEAIIIILLVGCLIGSFTACGTIPAVVYYGLKLLTPAVFLPFVTILCAAVGIALGSAWTVTATLGIAFMAIGTTMGLNPALIAGAILSGACCGDKFSPLSDSTNLAAGSAQTGLFDHVAAMVTTTFPSLTIAVCIFAFFSLSKVQNYDPTLADGLSAAITNHYAYMSPILLIPILLIIVVAVIKMPAIPSVVLLALIGCAFAVIFQGAGISDCITMLHYGYSAESTNELFSKLVNRGGMDSMLWTNNLVIVAVAFGGILQKIGAVESLLGGLIKKVKTPFQLVVVTISTSMFCITTMCDQYLGLIIPSAMYKDNFDEMGLGRDMLSRSLEDGGTLWSPLVPWSSCGAYHSAILGVPTLAYLPYTFMNIINPIFAILTASWGGNILFADGSRTNMFGKLRKGHGPAGAPEEAHEKAMKALAERRAAGIYPSL, from the coding sequence ATGAATGACAAATCGGAATCGGTTAGGTTACCTAACAAAATAGAAGCTCTTATCCCAATTGTTTTTCTTTTAACGGTCATGATCATGAACTATGTCTTAAAATGGGAGCAGGATCCTCACATTCCTGTCACTCTTGCCTGTGGAGTTGCCATGATCATTGGAAAAATATGCGGCTATCAATACAAAACCATGTTAGCTGCAGGTCTCGAATCTGTCAATCAATCTCTTGAGGCTATTATCATTATTCTTCTTGTAGGTTGTTTGATAGGATCTTTCACGGCATGCGGTACCATCCCTGCCGTTGTTTATTATGGATTAAAGTTACTTACCCCTGCTGTATTTCTTCCTTTTGTAACAATTCTTTGTGCCGCTGTAGGAATTGCACTCGGTTCTGCATGGACTGTAACGGCAACTCTCGGAATTGCTTTTATGGCGATAGGAACTACTATGGGCTTGAATCCGGCACTCATTGCGGGGGCTATTCTTTCCGGTGCCTGTTGTGGAGATAAATTTTCTCCGCTTTCAGATTCTACAAACCTGGCCGCCGGTTCAGCACAAACAGGACTTTTTGACCACGTAGCCGCCATGGTTACTACAACCTTTCCAAGTTTAACCATTGCCGTATGTATTTTTGCCTTTTTTTCTCTTTCCAAAGTACAAAACTATGACCCTACTCTTGCAGATGGATTATCAGCTGCCATTACAAATCATTACGCATATATGAGCCCAATTCTTCTGATCCCTATTTTACTTATTATTGTGGTGGCTGTGATAAAAATGCCCGCTATTCCATCAGTCGTACTTCTGGCTTTGATTGGATGTGCCTTTGCCGTTATTTTTCAAGGAGCGGGAATCTCAGATTGTATTACCATGTTGCACTACGGATATAGCGCCGAATCTACAAATGAACTGTTTTCAAAACTTGTAAACAGAGGTGGAATGGACAGCATGCTTTGGACAAATAACCTCGTGATTGTCGCAGTCGCTTTTGGGGGTATTCTTCAAAAAATCGGTGCGGTGGAATCTCTACTGGGAGGTCTTATTAAGAAAGTAAAAACTCCATTCCAATTGGTTGTGGTGACTATTTCGACTTCCATGTTCTGTATCACAACGATGTGTGATCAATACTTAGGACTTATTATTCCTTCCGCCATGTATAAAGATAATTTTGATGAAATGGGACTGGGTCGAGATATGCTTTCAAGATCTCTTGAAGATGGAGGAACTCTATGGTCTCCTCTTGTTCCCTGGTCCTCTTGCGGTGCCTATCATTCAGCCATTTTAGGAGTTCCTACTCTTGCATACTTGCCTTACACCTTTATGAATATTATCAATCCTATTTTTGCCATCCTTACTGCAAGTTGGGGAGGAAATATTCTGTTTGCCGATGGTTCCAGAACAAATATGTTCGGTAAATTGAGAAAGGGACATGGACCTGCTGGCGCACCTGAAGAAGCTCATGAAAAAGCTATGAAAGCTTTGGCGGAAAGAAGAGCTGCGGGAATCTATCCAAGTCTATAG
- a CDS encoding Glu/Leu/Phe/Val dehydrogenase: MNKETLNPLLSAQAQVKKACDALGADPAVFELLKEPQRIIEISIPVKMDDGSIKTFKGYRSAHNDAVGPFKGGIRFHQNVNADEVKALSIWMSIKCQVTGIPYGGGKGGITVDPSELSQRELEQLSRGWVRGMYKYLGEKVDVPAPDVNTNGQIMAWMQDEYNKLTGEQTIGVFTGKPLTYGGSQGRNEATGFGVAVTMREACKALGGDLAKSTVAVQGFGNVGRFTVKNIMKLGGKVVAVAEFEKERGAFAVYKEAGFTFDELLAAKEAGSITKVEGAKVIPMDEFWALNVDAIAPCALENAITAKEAELIKAPLICEGANGPITPEADEILYQKGITVTPDILTNAGGVTVSYFEWVQNLYGYYWTEKEVEEKEERAMVDAFNPIWALKQEKNVSFRQATYMKSIKRIAEAMKVRGWY, encoded by the coding sequence ATGAACAAAGAAACTTTAAACCCACTATTGAGCGCTCAAGCACAAGTAAAAAAGGCATGTGATGCTTTAGGAGCAGATCCGGCTGTATTTGAATTATTAAAGGAACCTCAAAGAATTATTGAAATCTCTATCCCTGTGAAAATGGATGACGGTTCTATCAAAACATTTAAAGGATACAGATCAGCTCATAACGATGCTGTGGGACCTTTCAAAGGAGGAATCCGTTTCCATCAAAATGTAAATGCTGATGAAGTCAAAGCTCTTTCTATTTGGATGAGTATTAAATGTCAAGTAACTGGAATCCCATATGGTGGAGGAAAAGGAGGAATTACAGTTGATCCTTCTGAATTATCTCAAAGAGAATTAGAACAACTTTCCAGAGGATGGGTACGAGGAATGTACAAATACTTGGGAGAAAAAGTAGACGTTCCTGCTCCGGACGTAAATACAAACGGACAAATTATGGCATGGATGCAAGATGAATATAACAAATTAACTGGAGAACAAACTATCGGAGTATTCACCGGAAAACCATTAACATATGGAGGTTCTCAAGGAAGAAACGAAGCAACCGGATTTGGAGTTGCCGTGACCATGAGAGAAGCTTGTAAAGCTTTAGGCGGAGATTTGGCAAAATCTACAGTGGCTGTTCAAGGATTCGGAAACGTAGGAAGATTTACCGTAAAAAATATCATGAAATTAGGTGGAAAAGTGGTTGCAGTTGCTGAATTCGAAAAAGAAAGAGGAGCATTTGCTGTTTATAAAGAAGCTGGATTTACCTTTGATGAATTGTTAGCTGCAAAAGAAGCCGGAAGTATTACAAAAGTCGAAGGAGCTAAAGTAATTCCTATGGATGAATTCTGGGCTTTAAATGTAGATGCTATCGCTCCATGTGCTTTGGAAAATGCTATCACTGCAAAAGAAGCGGAATTGATTAAAGCCCCTCTAATCTGTGAAGGAGCAAACGGACCTATCACTCCGGAAGCGGACGAAATTCTTTACCAAAAAGGAATCACAGTAACTCCTGATATTTTAACAAATGCCGGAGGAGTTACCGTTTCTTACTTTGAATGGGTACAAAACCTATATGGATACTACTGGACAGAAAAAGAAGTGGAAGAAAAAGAAGAAAGAGCTATGGTAGATGCATTCAATCCGATTTGGGCTTTGAAACAAGAAAAAAATGTATCTTTCCGACAAGCTACTTATATGAAATCTATCAAGAGAATTGCAGAAGCAATGAAAGTTAGAGGATGGTACTAA
- a CDS encoding 2-hydroxyacid dehydrogenase, giving the protein MKVIFYGVRDVEKPIFEAVNQKFGYDMTLIPEYLTDEATTRKAEGHDVVVLRGNCFATKERLDIYKEMGVQYVMTRTVGTNHIDVPYAKSIGMKTAYVPFYSPNAIAELALSLAMSILRNVTYTGNKTKDKNFIVDKQMFSREVRNCTVGVVGLGRIGMTAAKLFKGLGAKVIGYDLFPKTGVEDIVTQVSMDELLAQSDIITLHAPYIKENGKVITKEAFAKMKDNVILINTGRGELVDTDALVEALESGKVYGAGIDTLDDEVSLFFKDFSGKELPTAAFEKLVAMYPKVIITPHVGSYTDEAALNMIETSFDNIKEYLETGACKNEIK; this is encoded by the coding sequence ATGAAAGTAATTTTTTATGGAGTTCGTGATGTAGAAAAACCTATTTTTGAAGCTGTCAATCAAAAATTCGGTTATGACATGACATTGATTCCGGAGTATTTAACAGACGAAGCGACTACAAGAAAAGCGGAGGGTCATGACGTGGTTGTCTTAAGAGGAAACTGTTTCGCTACCAAAGAAAGATTAGATATATATAAGGAAATGGGAGTACAATATGTAATGACCAGAACGGTAGGAACCAATCATATTGACGTTCCTTATGCAAAATCTATCGGAATGAAAACAGCCTATGTTCCTTTTTATTCTCCAAATGCAATTGCTGAATTGGCTTTGAGTTTGGCAATGTCTATTTTAAGAAATGTAACTTATACGGGAAATAAAACAAAAGATAAAAATTTCATCGTAGATAAACAAATGTTCTCAAGAGAAGTAAGAAATTGTACTGTTGGAGTTGTCGGATTGGGAAGAATCGGAATGACAGCCGCTAAACTGTTTAAAGGATTGGGAGCAAAGGTAATAGGTTATGATTTATTCCCTAAAACAGGAGTGGAAGATATTGTAACACAAGTATCGATGGATGAATTATTAGCACAGTCAGACATTATTACTTTACATGCTCCTTATATTAAGGAAAATGGAAAAGTCATCACCAAAGAAGCTTTTGCGAAAATGAAAGATAATGTTATCCTTATTAATACAGGAAGAGGAGAATTGGTAGATACCGATGCTCTGGTAGAAGCGTTGGAAAGCGGAAAAGTATATGGAGCGGGAATTGATACTTTAGATGATGAAGTTTCTTTATTCTTCAAAGATTTTTCCGGAAAAGAATTGCCGACAGCCGCTTTTGAAAAACTGGTAGCAATGTATCCGAAAGTAATTATCACTCCACATGTGGGATCTTATACAGATGAAGCTGCTTTGAATATGATTGAAACAAGTTTTGACAATATCAAAGAATACCTAGAAACCGGAGCTTGTAAAAACGAAATAAAATAA
- the gltS gene encoding sodium/glutamate symporter has product MAFTLDMYQTLGLAIILLLLGNWIKSKVGVFQKYFIPAPVIGGFLFSVLLLIGHSTGAFDFEFDSNLKNFFMVVFFTSVGFLASFSLLKKGGVGVALFLFAAIVLVIIQDGVGVALAKAFGLNPGIGLAAGSIPLTGGHGTSGAFGPYLEERGVIGATVVAIASATYGLVAGCVIGGPIAKRLMEKYKLVCHDEAKEKVEAATEEKVTEKSIFKAVCMIGIAMGLGACITPIIKEAGLSLPAYLIPMLIAAIMRNVVDGTSNKTPINEISIVGNVCLSLFLSMALMSMKLWQLADLALPLITILLIQTIIMALFAYYVTFNIMGRDYDAAVMATGHCGFGMGATPNAIANMEAFTSVNGFSTKAFFVIPLVGSLFIDFFNAVIIQTFTSIFVG; this is encoded by the coding sequence ATGGCATTTACATTGGACATGTATCAAACTTTAGGTCTAGCAATCATTTTATTATTATTGGGGAATTGGATTAAAAGTAAAGTTGGGGTGTTCCAAAAATACTTTATTCCTGCACCGGTCATTGGAGGATTCCTATTCTCTGTTTTATTGTTGATAGGACATTCTACCGGAGCTTTTGATTTTGAATTCGATTCCAACTTAAAGAACTTCTTCATGGTAGTATTCTTTACTTCTGTCGGATTTTTGGCAAGTTTCTCTTTATTGAAAAAAGGAGGAGTCGGAGTAGCTCTATTCTTATTTGCAGCCATTGTTTTAGTTATCATTCAAGATGGAGTTGGAGTAGCTTTGGCGAAAGCATTCGGATTAAATCCCGGAATTGGGTTGGCGGCAGGATCCATTCCGTTGACAGGAGGACACGGAACTTCCGGAGCTTTCGGACCTTATTTGGAAGAAAGAGGAGTTATAGGAGCTACTGTGGTAGCAATTGCTTCCGCAACTTATGGATTGGTTGCCGGATGTGTTATCGGAGGACCGATTGCAAAACGATTGATGGAAAAATATAAGTTAGTATGTCATGATGAAGCAAAAGAAAAAGTAGAAGCAGCGACAGAAGAAAAAGTAACGGAAAAATCAATTTTTAAAGCAGTATGCATGATTGGTATCGCTATGGGGCTAGGAGCTTGCATTACTCCTATTATCAAAGAAGCGGGATTGTCTTTACCGGCATATTTGATTCCAATGTTAATTGCAGCGATTATGAGAAATGTGGTAGACGGAACTTCAAATAAAACTCCAATTAACGAAATTTCCATTGTCGGAAACGTATGTTTGTCTTTATTCTTATCTATGGCATTAATGTCGATGAAATTGTGGCAATTGGCTGATTTGGCACTTCCTTTGATCACTATCTTATTGATTCAAACTATAATCATGGCTCTTTTCGCTTACTATGTTACTTTCAACATTATGGGAAGAGATTATGATGCAGCAGTTATGGCAACAGGACATTGCGGATTCGGAATGGGAGCAACTCCAAATGCAATTGCAAACATGGAGGCATTCACATCTGTTAACGGATTCTCAACGAAAGCATTTTTCGTAATTCCTTTGGTAGGATCTCTATTTATCGACTTCTTCAATGCCGTTATCATTCAAACATTTACAAGCATCTTTGTCGGATAA
- a CDS encoding S8 family peptidase, with amino-acid sequence MTEYKKHYKVKLKKRKGEEKEIQRKTWEHFLEEKGVCYQRKEFFSGYSIYKIGDVSEELQKEIERNPEVDFIQPMHRYFLNFQSKQIDREREKLLVSEEKVCYPVIGILDNGIARLTEFENFLYEDGSSYCKEEKYPSHGTFVAGVLLYGDLLSGQSWAGGKELRIFDAAVVPDFSVYQLEEDELYERIYKAVSEHSWIKIWNLAISIRFPIDKNRISDFGLLLDYLQENYDILICKSCGNGNFIRSSEEVGMMLQGSDTERALVVASCNQEKKVSGFSLRGNGHKILQKPDIAMYGGDIFRNEEGKNKIEGVFSFSPEGEIVSSFGTSFATARMSRIVGNILYWKAEASPLFLKAMVVQAATGYEKYSLGYGCSASSEGIYKEYQNSVVKEATLLHAEERFSFRFSGHKILATFVSDVVLDYQQENGYILGDISWRVFYKGQDISFHNTLGHFEAFSSLKKIEMDMEEERGEVEVVIFKRKKQSYFEEERKKLRYCLIWKK; translated from the coding sequence ATGACGGAATATAAGAAGCACTATAAAGTAAAATTGAAGAAGCGAAAGGGGGAAGAAAAGGAAATACAACGAAAAACATGGGAACATTTTTTAGAAGAAAAAGGAGTTTGCTATCAGAGAAAGGAATTTTTTTCCGGATATTCCATTTATAAAATAGGAGATGTTTCGGAAGAATTGCAGAAAGAAATAGAGAGGAATCCGGAAGTTGATTTTATTCAACCGATGCATCGATATTTTTTAAATTTTCAGAGCAAACAAATAGATAGAGAGAGGGAGAAGCTCTTAGTCTCGGAAGAAAAAGTTTGCTATCCCGTGATTGGAATTTTGGATAATGGAATAGCTCGTTTGACAGAGTTTGAAAATTTTTTGTATGAGGATGGAAGCTCCTATTGCAAAGAAGAAAAGTATCCGAGTCATGGAACCTTTGTGGCGGGAGTTCTCCTGTATGGAGATTTATTATCCGGACAATCTTGGGCGGGAGGAAAGGAGCTTCGAATTTTTGATGCCGCTGTGGTACCGGATTTTTCTGTCTATCAGTTGGAAGAAGACGAACTTTATGAGAGAATTTATAAGGCGGTGTCCGAGCATTCTTGGATTAAAATTTGGAATCTTGCCATTAGTATCCGTTTTCCGATAGATAAGAATCGTATCTCCGATTTTGGACTTTTGCTTGATTATTTGCAGGAAAACTATGATATTTTGATTTGTAAATCCTGCGGGAATGGAAATTTTATTCGAAGTTCCGAAGAGGTGGGCATGATGTTACAAGGTTCCGATACGGAGAGAGCTTTGGTAGTAGCTTCCTGTAATCAAGAGAAGAAAGTGTCCGGTTTCAGTTTGCGTGGAAATGGACATAAAATTTTGCAAAAACCGGATATTGCCATGTATGGAGGAGATATTTTTAGAAATGAAGAAGGAAAAAACAAAATCGAGGGAGTATTTTCTTTTTCTCCGGAGGGAGAAATTGTCAGTTCTTTCGGAACCAGTTTTGCAACTGCCAGAATGAGCAGAATTGTCGGAAATATTTTATATTGGAAGGCGGAGGCGAGCCCTTTGTTTTTAAAGGCAATGGTGGTACAAGCTGCGACGGGTTATGAAAAATATTCTTTAGGCTACGGTTGTTCCGCTTCTTCTGAGGGAATCTACAAAGAATATCAAAATTCCGTTGTAAAAGAAGCGACCTTGTTGCATGCTGAAGAGAGGTTTTCTTTCCGATTTTCAGGTCATAAGATCTTAGCTACCTTTGTTTCGGATGTTGTGTTGGATTATCAACAGGAGAATGGATATATCTTAGGGGATATATCTTGGAGGGTGTTCTATAAAGGACAGGACATCAGTTTTCATAATACATTGGGACATTTTGAAGCCTTTTCTTCTTTGAAAAAAATAGAAATGGATATGGAAGAAGAAAGGGGAGAAGTGGAAGTCGTTATTTTTAAAAGGAAAAAACAGTCTTATTTTGAAGAGGAAAGAAAAAAATTACGCTACTGCCTTATCTGGAAAAAATAA